One stretch of Armigeres subalbatus isolate Guangzhou_Male chromosome 2, GZ_Asu_2, whole genome shotgun sequence DNA includes these proteins:
- the LOC134210628 gene encoding polyadenylate-binding protein 2, with protein MADESLLNDSNLGALGSNDDDSELILEDDYLKGADMQIDPELEAIKARVKEMEEEAEKLKQLQTEVTKQMTLGSPTGVTPILTAEEKAEIDNRSIYVGNVDYGATAEELEAHFHGCGTINRVTILCNKADGHPKGFAYIEFGSKEFVETALAMNETLFRGRQIKVNPKRTNRPGMCTTNRFPRGSAVRGRGARIARGACCYGGHRGSRRPARGYRGRATYYAPY; from the exons atggcTGACGAAAGTCTTCTGAACGATTCCAATTTGGGAGCTCTGGGGTCGAATGATGATGACTCGGAATTGATTCTTGAG GATGACTATTTGAAAGGCGCTGACATGCAGATAGATCCCGAACTAGAAGCAATCAAGGCTCGGGTAAAAGAAATGGAGGAGGAAGCTGAAAAACTGAAACAACTTCAAACGGAAGTTACCAAACAAATGACGCTTGGATCCCCCACCGGGGTTACTCCAATTCTTACGGCAGAAGAAAAGGCCGAAATTGATAACCGTTCAATTTACGTTGGCAATGTTGACTACGGCGCGACAGCCGAAGAGCTAGAGGCCCACTTCCACGGTTGTGGAACCATCAATAGGGTAACGATTCTGTGCAATAAAGCCGACGGTCATCCGAAGGGTTTCGCCTACATAGAATTTGGCTCGAAAGAATTTGTCGAAACAGCGTTGGCCATGAACGAAACCCTCTTCCGTGGACGGCAAATCAAGGTAAATCCGAAACGTACAAACCGGCCAGGAATGTGCACCACCAACCGATTCCCCCGAGGATCTGCCGTTCGTGGACGGGGCGCTCGGATCGCGAGGGGGGCATGCTGCTACGGAGGACACCGAGGATCACGAAGACCTGC TCGCGGATATCGAGGAAGAGCCACCTACTACGCACCGTATTAG
- the LOC134210629 gene encoding RNA polymerase II subunit A C-terminal domain phosphatase, producing the protein MAEENQNIIYAPADNAIKINKWKVREGYPVTSGNIILFYELPNGPEKDVKRLKATKAGVVKKRLAKEGEIVDKGKPLLALAQCSHTTVIKDMCADCGADLRQDDQAGGSEASVPMIHSVPELKVTETLAKKLGQADTERLLKDKKLVLLVDLDQTLIHTTNDNVPNNLKDVYHFQLYGPNSPWYHTRLRPGALQFLDKMHPYYELHICTFGARNYAHMIAQFLDQDGKLFSHRILSRDECFNATSKMDNLKALFPCGDSMVCIIDDREDVWNMAANLIQVKPYHFFQHTGDINAPPGMSKHELDGKGVDFKDLINQFPKDKKSKSKNNSRPPTPKIETEEIKPEDSTEDAKNVLPAGEESIEETAPRKAAEEKDELKSDKKAESENETTENESLDKNQDDKNDSEKNKEDSLIEIEDPDDYLLYLEHILVKIHQTFYEEYESTKQISDLKRLIPQVKSQVLVGFNLVFSGLVPNSMKLVESKAYQVARSLGANVTQDFQPDTTHLVAVTFGTSKVHNARKNPKIKVVTPEWLWACAERWEHVEELLYPLKQSKPSKMRQPPPHCHSPEHAVSYGENRNASGPSKQRGDTQQEPPKFIDTLNPLLSFSNDDLDAMNNDFEECFESDDDSSSDEEPVDIENPPMNKTLRKRKRREEKENRRNIFKKQEEEGSIIKYSELEENDNSQTNLSSDEDESPSAKFRRGCALPSDLDMGSNSEGSEEPLDDVDDGDWNMMGAALEREFLGLDE; encoded by the exons ATGGCCGAGGAAAATCAAAACATCATCTACGCTCCGGCAGATAATGCCATTAAAATCAACAAATGGAAGGTTAGAGAGGGCTATCCTGTGACCAGCGGCAACATTATCCTGTTCTACGAGCTTCCGAACGGACCTGAAAAGGATGTAAAACGCCTCAAAGCGACCAAAGCGGGCGTCGTCAAAAAGCGCCTCGCAAAGGAAGGTGAAATTGTTGATAAAGG GAAACCTTTGCTAGCGTTGGCACAGTGCAGTCATACTACCGTTATAAAGGATATGTGCGCGGATTGTGGAGCGGATCTGCGACAGGATGATCAGGCGGGTGGATCAGAAGCATCCGTTCCAATGATCCATTCGGTGCCGGAATTGAAAGTAACGGAAACGTTGGCGAAAAAGCTGGGGCAAGCAGATACAGAACGCTTGTTAAAGGACAAGAAGTTAGTTTTGCTGGTTGATTTGGATCAAACTCTGATTCACACCACTAACGATAACGTACCCAACAATTTAAAG GATGTGTATCACTTTCAACTCTACGGACCGAATTCACCATGGTACCACACAAGGCTACGGCCAGGAGCTTTACAGTTTCTAGACAAAATGCATCCCTATTACGAGCTGCACATCTGCACGTTTGGAGCACGTAACTATGCGCATATGATTGCTCAATTCCTCGATCAGGACGGTAAACTTTTTTCGCACCGTATCCTGTCACGTGATGAGTGCTTCAATGCCACAAGCAAAATGGATAACTTGAA AGCCCTTTTCCCATGTGGAGACTCAATGGTTTGCATTATCGATGATCGAGAGGACGTTTGGAATATGGCAGCTAATCTGATCCAGGTTAAACCTTATCACTTCTTTCAACATACCGGTGACATCAATGCACCTCCCGGGATGTCCAAACACGAACTGGACGGAAAGGGCGTAGACTTCAAAG ACCTAATCAATCAATTTCCAAAAGATAAGAAAAGCAAGAGCAAAAATAACAGTCGACCACCAACGCCGAAAATAGAAACGGAAGAGATAAAACCAGAAGATAGCACCGAGGATGCAAAAAATGTATTGCCGGCTGGCGAAGAGTCAATCGAAGAAACTGCTCCTAGAAAAGCTGCAGAAGAGAAGGATGAATTAAAATCTGATAAGAAAGCGGAATCGGAAAATGAAACGACTGAAAATGAATCTTTAGATAAAAATCAAGATGACAAAAATGATAGTGAAAAGAACAAAGAAGATAGTCTAATAGAAATTGAAGATCCGGAtgattatttgctttatttagaGCATATATTGGTGAAAATTCATCAGACGTTCTATGAAGAGTACGAGAGTACCAAGCAG ATATCGGACTTGAAAAGACTAATCCCGCAGGTAAAATCCCAGGTACTAGTTGGTTTCAATTTGGTCTTTTCTGGTTTGGTACCGAACAGCATGAAGCTTGTGGAAAGCAAAGCGTACCAGGTGGCGCGCAGTTTAGGCGCCAATGTTACGCAGGATTTCCAACCCGACACGACGCACCTGGTGGCAGTCACGTTCGGCACATCTAAAGTGCATAACGCacgaaaaaatccaaaaatcaaggtTGTCACCCCGGAATGGCTGTGGGCTTGCGCCGAGCGGTGGGAACACGTTGAAGAGCTGCTCTATCCGCTGAAGCAATCGAAACCGTCCAAGATGAGACAACCTCCGCCGCACTGTCATAGCCCTG AACATGCTGTAAGTTATGGAGAAAATCGAAACGCAAGTGGTCCTTCAAAACAGCGTGGCGACACCCAACAGGAACCACCCAAGTTCATCGACACGTTAAATCCGTTGCTCAGCTTCTCCAACGACGACTTGGACGCTATGAACAACGATTTCGAGGAGTGCTTCGAATCGGACGACGATAGCAGCAGCGACGAAGAACCCGTCGACATTGAAAATCCTCCGATGAACAAGACGTTGCGCAAGAGAAAACGCAGGGAGGAAAAAGAGAACCGAAGGAACATCTTCAAAAAACAGGAAGAAGAGGGTTCCATTATCAAGTACAGCGAGCTTGAGGAAAACGACAACAGCCAAACGAACCTCAGCTCGGACGAAGATGAAAGTCCGAGCGCCAAGTTCCGGCGGGGATGTGCTCTTCCTTCCGACTTGGATATGGGATCCAACAGCGAGGGCAGCGAAGAACCCCTGGACGATGTGGACGACGGCGATTGGAATATGATGGGAGCGGCGCTCGAGCGGGAGTTTCTCGGATTGGACGAGTAG
- the LOC134210630 gene encoding small ribosomal subunit protein uS17m, producing the protein MASRTFMLLGQVMPCIKQNASKIRIRRMELDTNLNMYFKKDEFYFVHDPTKKCKTGDVVLIKELPQKLTRLITHSLEEIVYPLGDVTDPITGKKVTVGKYRDDVEDANRLYGKSAQAFDYDKAPPRGRLEGTRDFTHGETYIKYHEDGKDQPFAV; encoded by the exons ATGGCAAGCAGAACGTTTATGCTTTTGGGCCAAGTAATGCCTTGTATCAAACAAAACGCCTCCAAAATTCGGATTCGTCGAATGGAGCTTGACACTAATCTTAACATG TATTTCAAAAAGGATGAATTTTACTTTGTGCATGACCCAACGAAAAAGTGCAAAACCGGTGACGTTGTACTAATCAAGGAGCTACCACAGAAGCTAACACGATTGATTACCCATTCGCTGGAGGAAATCGTTTACCCTCTGGGCGATGTGACGGATCCCATTACCGGAAAGAAAGTAACCGTAGGAAAGTACCGTGACGATGTAGAGGATGCAAATCGATTATACGGCAAGTCGGCGCAGGCATTCGACTATGACAAGGCACCGCCTAGAGGACGCCTGGAAGGCACGCGCGATTTTACTCATGGAGAGACCTATATCAAATATCACGAGGATGGAAAGGACCAACCGTTTGCAGTGTGA